In Saccharomyces eubayanus strain FM1318 chromosome XV, whole genome shotgun sequence, a single window of DNA contains:
- the TDA11 gene encoding Tda11p, which produces MNLPVSENISLGTNMNKFDEFIESNEKDLETDTSTRSSIASMSPVVKPGPKIHPAGHNGYKPEHHRTSSAGSMHSQRLMTPTRLNEQDHPLQTKPGARRVVTRHSSVSMPNAIGKRRSLIQPMVVPTTPESQSNISFGNPLTYSDGSHGIPVESTTLLSSEQAMGGSLRHSRNGSSQSVNSLATPSMPTIGVDVSALLQALATKELELLECKQKVEDLKKQTQYEEQTYSRRARELQELKQQVSKHLDPSQNTPVKDRNFSPALQNIPMESRFENGGNGSFTNSARPRQDKISPNAKQSGSVSPQGVQDTHPGSSSADLSKQSLWSKPLALFNQFDQIIQHEIERTLNWDEKSPGPPEPQQPPSTGNHDSTVRHHISEPSETDQEPSSQGSVSRSLWSFVSDVKAGLLGIEEENDSDVTNDNRNGLVNKSGRQYAQKQCIPKVSDWSQPEESGDDSSLGMKKFKTIDKFKTADDDREHRAQARKRKTGTNKLQFVGDNYTNDTREGSPSTQNPVEMANL; this is translated from the coding sequence ATGAACCTTCCCGTAAGTGAAAACATCTCTTTGGGCACTAACATGAATAAGTTTGACGAGTTTATTGAGTCCAACGAGAAAGATTTAGAGACGGATACCAGTACACGAAGCAGCATAGCTTCCATGTCTCCCGTGGTGAAACCTGGACCGAAAATCCATCCTGCTGGCCACAATGGATATAAGCCAGAACATCATCGTACATCCAGTGCTGGAAGTATGCATTCACAAAGGCTAATGACGCCTACTAGATTAAATGAACAAGATCATCCCCTACAAACCAAGCCGGGTGCCAGAAGGGTCGTAACCCGTCATTCCTCTGTATCTATGCCAAATGCCATCGGTAAGAGGAGATCTCTCATTCAACCTATGGTTGTACCGACTACGCCAGAATCTCAAAGTAATATATCTTTTGGAAATCCATTGACCTATTCTGATGGCTCCCATGGAATTCCGGTAGAATCCACCACTTTACTTTCTAGTGAACAAGCAATGGGAGGTAGTCTCCGGCATTCTCGAAATGGTAGCTCACAATCTGTTAATAGTTTGGCAACTCCCAGCATGCCCACAATTGGTGTCGATGTGAGTGCGCTTTTACAAGCTCTCGCTACAAAAGAGTTAGAACTTTTAGAATGTAAACAAAAGGTTGAAGATCTGAAGAAGCAAACCCAGTATGAAGAACAAACCTATTCCCGTCGTGCGCGTGAACTACAGGAACTGAAACAGCAAGTCTCTAAACATTTGGACCCGTCCCAAAACACACCAGTGAAAGACCGTAACTTTTCACCAGCACTCCAAAATATACCTATGGAATCTCGGTTTGAAAATGGTGGCAACGGAAGCTTTACAAATTCTGCAAGGCCTCGACAAGACAAAATATCTCCGAATGCGAAACAGTCAGGATCCGTGTCCCCACAAGGCGTTCAGGACACGCACCCAGGAAGTAGCTCAGCAGATCTTTCTAAACAGTCTCTCTGGAGTAAACCATTGGCTTTATTCAACCAGTTTGATCAGATCATTCAGCATGAAATTGAGAGAACCCTTAACTGGGACGAAAAAAGTCCAGGTCCGCCAGAGCCACAGCAACCGCCATCGACTGGCAACCACGATTCCACAGTACGACATCACATTAGTGAACCTTCAGAGACTGATCAAGAACCTTCCTCACAAGGCTCTGTCTCCAGATCGCTATGGAGCTTTGTCAGCGACGTCAAGGCAGGTTTGTTGGGGatagaggaagaaaatgatagtGATGTTACTAACGATAACAGAAATGGCCTTGTAAATAAGAGCGGTAGACAGTATGCACAAAAGCAGTGTATACCTAAAGTATCAGACTGGTCACAACCAGAAGAAAGTGGTGATGACTCTAGTCTAGgtatgaaaaaattcaagacgATAGATAAGTTCAAGACAGCTGACGATGACCGTGAACATCGAGCACAAgcaaggaaaagaaaaacggGCACTAACAAACTACAATTTGTTGGGGACAATTACACCAATGACACGAGGGAAGGTAGTCCCTCTACACAAAATCCGGTCGAAATGGCAAATCTTTGa
- the MPC2 gene encoding mitochondrial pyruvate carrier — MSTSSVRFAFRRFWQSETGPKTVHFWAPTLKWGLVFAGFSDMKRPVEKISGAQNLSLLSTAMIWTRWSFVIKPRNILLASVNSFLCLTAGYQLSRIANYRIRNGDSISQLFSYILRGADESTKEITTGR, encoded by the coding sequence atgtctACATCCTCGGTACGTTTTGCATTCAGGCGGTTCTGGCAGAGCGAGACAGGCCCTAAGACGGTCCATTTCTGGGCTCCCACTTTGAAATGGGGGTTGGTTTTCGCTGGGTTCAGCGATATGAAGAGGCCCGTGGAGAAAATTTCCGGTGCTCAAAACTTGTCGCTGCTCTCCACTGCGATGATTTGGACCCGTTGGTCGTTCGTCATCAAGCCCAGGAATATCTTGTTGGCCTCCGTCAACTCGTTTCTTTGCCTAACGGCCGGCTACCAATTGAGTAGAATCGCCAACTACAGGATACGGAACGGTGATTCCATATCGCAGTTATTCAGCTACATCCTCAGGGGTGCCGACGAAAGCACAAAGGAAATTACTACAGGCAGATAA
- the YAP1801 gene encoding Yap1801p, translating into MTTYFRLVKGATKIKSAAPKQKYLDPILLGTGSEEDFHEIVKALDSRINDTAWTIVYKTLIVVHLMMREGDKDVALRYYSRRLEFFDIHNLRGSNGSASADMRALDRYDSYLKVRCREFSKIKKDYVRDGYRTXKLNGSNYGNSKNKQQCIDVALDHVESLEAQIQALIKNKYTHFDLNSELIICGFKLLIQDLLALYNALNEGIITLLESFFELSHHNAERTLDLYKTFVDLTEHVVRYLKSGKSAGLKIPVIKHITTKLVRSLEEHLIEDDKTHNTFVPIDNSEGSIGSAAPKSIAQARLEQIREQKRILEAQLKNEQVAISPAVTTATTAQPYNPFGTDPSMHAKMQMAGANQVQQTVNNPFLVQTQPQPQAARTEPVTLNATQYVMTQPIMNATPAQESGVSAQQTGYYSINNHLTPTFTGAGFGGYSVSQGTTSGPNQQVVKAQTGSNNPFALHNTATVAVGNSTQEPTLPNLFSQNTDLPLQQQVISNPFQNQTQHIQQQQQQQQQQQQQQKIPPHAINNVMTTPTSMQGSMNVLQRFDNAESLPQYTQQPLQQPLQQPQQQQGYFAPVNSTVNPILNNAGIVQPQTVPFYPSQQQQLQQPQQGLRNQYTSSNFNLIDM; encoded by the coding sequence ATGACGACATATTTCAGATTGGTGAAGGGTGCTACCAAGATCAAGTCGGCCGCGCCCAAACAGAAGTATTTGGACCCGATCTTGTTGGGGACGGGCAGCGAAGAGGACTTTCACGAGATCGTGAAGGCTTTGGATTCCCGAATTAATGACACCGCATGGACCATTGTTTACAAGACTTTGATAGTGGTGCACCTGATGATGAGGGAGGGTGATAAAGACGTTGCGTTGCGGTACTACTCCAGGAGGCTGGAATTCTTCGACATTCATAATCTCCGTGGCTCTAATGGCAGTGCGTCTGCAGATATGAGGGCGCTTGACCGTTACGATAGCTATCTGAAGGTCAGATGTAGAGAGTTTAGTAAAATTAAAAAGGACTACGTGAGAGACGGCTACCGGACGMTGAAGTTGAATGGCAGCAACTACGGCAACTCCAAAAACAAGCAACAATGTATTGACGTTGCGCTAGATCATGTGGAGTCGTTGGAGGCGCAAATCCAGGCCTTGATCAAAAACAAGTACACGCACTTTGATTTGAATAGCGAATTGATCATATGCGGGTTCAAGCTGCTGATCCAGGACCTGTTGGCTCTCTACAATGCCCTTAACGAAGGTATAATAACGCTATTAGAGTCCTTTTTCGAACTGTCTCATCATAACGCAGAAAGGACTTTAGATTTATACAAGACGTTTGTTGACTTGACCGAACATGTGGTGAGGTACTTGAAGAGCGGTAAGAGTGCGGGCTTGAAAATTCCCGTTATCAAACACATCACTACGAAGCTGGTTAGATCCCTAGAAGAGCACCTAATCGAGGACGATAAAACCCACAACACTTTTGTACCGATCGACAATTCTGAAGGCAGTATTGGCTCAGCGGCGCCCAAGTCAATTGCGCAGGCAAGGCTGGAACAAATTCGCGAACAAAAGAGGATATTGGAGGCACAGTTGAAGAATGAACAGGTAGCGATATCTCCTGCCGTCACCACAGCGACGACAGCCCAACCATACAACCCATTCGGGACAGACCCCTCCATGCATGCTAAGATGCAAATGGCGGGAGCTAATCAAGTCCAACAAACCGTCAACAATCCGTTTTTAGTTCAAACGCAACCACAGCCACAAGCTGCCCGCACAGAACCTGTAACTCTCAACGCTACACAGTATGTAATGACTCAACCCATTATGAACGCGACTCCGGCACAAGAATCTGGTGTAAGCGCACAGCAAACAGGCTATTATTCTATCAATAACCACCTGACCCCCACATTCACGGGTGCAGGATTTGGAGGGTATTCTGTTTCGCAAGGCACGACCTCTGGTCCCAATCAACAAGTCGTTAAAGCACAAACTGGTTCGAACAACCCATTTGCACTACACAACACTGCGACCGTCGCAGTGGGAAACTCTACACAGGAACCTACTTTGCCAAATCTGTTTTCGCAAAACACTGATCTACCACTACAGCAACAAGTAATAAGTAATCCCTTCCAAAACCAGACCCAACACAtccagcagcagcagcagcagcagcaacaacaacaacaacaacagaaaATACCTCCGCACGCAATAAACAACGTTATGACGACTCCGACGAGCATGCAGGGGTCTATGAACGTATTACAACGTTTTGATAATGCGGAATCTTTGCCTCAATACACCCAGCAACCGCTACAACAACCGCTACAACAAccacaacagcagcagGGCTATTTTGCACCCGTAAACTCCACTGTCAATCCTATTCTAAATAATGCGGGTATTGTCCAACCGCAGACTGTTCCATTCTACCCCTcacagcaacagcagctGCAGCAACCACAACAAGGGTTGCGAAACCAGTACACGAGCAGCAACTTTAATCTAATTGATATGTGA
- the SOL3 gene encoding 6-phosphogluconolactonase SOL3 encodes MVAVRVFSERTALTHQLGEFIVRKQDEALLKNPYFKVSISGGSLINALYDCLVADKTLAPKVEWTKWQVYFSDERIVPLTHNDSNYGTFKKDVLDKLPSAVQVSVHHMDDSLPLDGDAQSNNKIAAEYEQILPESLDLVLLGCGPDGHTCSLFPGEKHQYLLRETTKRVAWCHDSPKPPSDRITFTLPVLKEAGALCFVAEGSSKQDIMHDIFDLKNEQLPTVLINKLYGGKTSWFVNDEAFAKVQTQTF; translated from the coding sequence ATGGTTGCAGTGCGTGTGTTCTCAGAAAGGACTGCTTTAACCCATCAATTGGGGGAGTTCATTGTCAGGAAGCAAGACGAAGCGTTGCTAAAGAATCCATACTTTAAAGTCTCCATTAGCGGTGGCTCTTTGATCAATGCTCTGTACGACTGCCTGGTGGCCGACAAAACGCTAGCTCCTAAGGTAGAATGGACCAAATGGCAGGTGTACTTCTCCGATGAGAGAATCGTGCCCTTAACGCACAATGATAGTAACTATGGTACATTCAAGAAAGACGTGCTAGACAAATTGCCCTCGGCTGTTCAAGTCAGTGTCCACCATATGGACGATTCATTGCCCTTGGATGGTGACGCTCAATCTAACAACAAAATCGCTGCAGAGTACGAACAGATCTTGCCCGAGTCCCTCGACTTGGTTCTATTGGGCTGTGGTCCCGATGGACACACCTGCTCTTTGTTCCCGGGTGAAAAACACCAGTATTTGCTAAGGGAAACTACCAAGAGAGTTGCTTGGTGTCACGATTCCCCTAAGCCTCCAAGTGACAGAATCACTTTCACCTTGCCCGTGCTCAAGGAGGCCGGGGCCTTATGTTTTGTGGCGGAAGGCAGCTCCAAGCAAGATATAATGCACgacatttttgatttgaaaaacgaaCAATTACCGACAGTATTAATTAATAAACTGTACGGCGGAAAAACGTCTTGGTTTGTCAATGACGAAGCTTTTGCAAAAGTCCAAACGCAAACTTTTTAG
- the DNA2 gene encoding bifunctional ATP-dependent DNA helicase/ssDNA endodeoxyribonuclease DNA2, with translation MPGTPQKNKRSASISISPMKTAEEKEPPHNDSKATKLNQTKRKKKYAFAPINNLNGKSSKIPNAGVLKSISVSQVRNTARTKETSKTISKSTKSLPSSQAKLKREVSNMTKYHDFSHDEDGPMEEVIWKYSPLQRDMSDKTTSAAEFSDDYEDAQNPSSTPIVPNRLKTVLNFTNIHVPSVNENPITQENADDQTRSRPTNISPRGSFRNIDDILDDIEGDLTLKPKMTKFNDLPSSPTKAPDVAQPEVIVERADNVNTTGDSNDGDDSLIDILTQKYVEKYKDVGESQIANQSSGDDRLSEESEENEENETKEANKVNELNKSQADHTCLKIQETERNGENLSDEFSDDSLIELLNVNETQTAPNVIEQEIEKVEEMVSHDLKVDYDTDLSTYILKAKSGAPRKGVVRLVVTSIRTVELPKIGTQKILECIDAKGELSSVVVRHPXVYLEFEAGDVIHIIEGKNIENKRLLSDDKNPKTQLANDNLLVLNPDILFSATSVGSSVGCLRRAILQMQFKDPRGEPSLVMTLGNIVHELLQDSITYKLSHSKISMEYLVQKLDSLLETYSFAIMICNEEIQYVKELVIKEHAENILHFVNKYVSKNNYGCYTSVSGTRRTQPISISNVIDIEENIWSPIYGLKGFLDATVEANVENNQKCIVPLEVKTGKSRSVSYEVQGLIYTLLLNDRYEIPIDFFLLYFTRDQNMTKYPSILHSIKHILMSRNRMSMSFKHQLQEVYGQAPSKFELPPLLRDSSCDTCFMKESCMVLNKLLENGTSEESGLIEGEFDTLTEHLLPNLTIYKDFFTKYNDLITKEESSITCINKELFLLDGFTRESRSGRCLSNLVVLEMIDHEEKEGTYLYCFQRHGKDNDTQSMLSSQITVNDFVIISDEEGHFCLCQGRVQFINPDNIGISVKRKLLNNRLLDKERGVTTIKSVVDSDLDLSNLVATQNLVTYRIDKNDIQQSLSLARFNLLSLFLPAVSPGLDIIDERSKLTRKTKRSDGGNETLRTLLVDNRAPIFRGVNDDPVIPYDLPADIALNVDQKLAIDKIMRAEDYALILGMPGTGKTTVIAEIIKILVSKGKSVLLTSYTHSAVDNILMKLNNTSINIMRLGLKQRVHSDTQKYVPNYESVKSYSDYLAKINSASVVATTCLGISDVLFTLHEKDFDYVILDEASQISMPVALGPLRYGCKFIMVGDHYQLPPLVKNDAARLGGLEDSLFKTFCEKHPESVVELTYQYRMCGDIVTLSNFLIYENKLKCGNNEVFVQSLELPIKGALSQYRSESIESKNWLEDILEPNRKVIFLNYDRCPDIMEQSEKDNITNVGEAELTLQCVEGMMLSGVPCEDIGVMTLYRAQLRLLKKKFNKDAYKGLEILTADQFQGRDKKCIIISMVRRNSQLNGGSLLRELRRVNVAMTRAKSKLIIIGSKSTIGSVPEIKSFVNLLEERNWIYTMCKDGPYKYKFPERLVNSEMAYKGFKKRTGAKAITSQSKLVSDKPIIKEILQEYES, from the coding sequence ATGCCAGGAACGCCACAGAAGAATAAGAGATCGGCGAGTATATCTATTTCGCCTATGAAGACTGCAGAGGAGAAAGAGCCACCTCACAATGATTCAAAAGCAACAAAGTTaaaccaaacaaaaagaaaaaaaaagtacgCATTTGCTCCTATAAATAACTTAAATGGGAAGAGCAGTAAAATACCCAATGCTGGTGTGTTAAAATCAATATCTGTTTCACAAGTACGAAATACAGCAAGgaccaaagaaacaagcaAAACGATTAGCAAAAGCACAAAGTCACTACCGAGTTCGCAAGCTAAACTCAAACGTGAAGTCTCAAATATGACCAAGTATCACGACTTCAGTCATGATGAAGACGGCCCTATGGAAGAAGTGATATGGAAGTATTCGCCTCTACAGCGAGATATGTCGGACAAAACAACGAGTGCCGCCGAATTTTCTGATGACTATGAAGATGCCCAAAATCCCTCTTCGACTCCTATAGTTCCCAATCGTTTAAAAACCGTTCTCAATTTTACAAATATTCACGTACCCAGTGTAAACGAAAATCCAATCACACAAGAAAATGCAGACGATCAAACACGATCTAGACCAACGAACATCTCACCAAGGGGTTCTTTTCGTAACATAGATGACATTCTGGATGACATAGAGGGTGACTTAACTTTAAAACCGAAAATGACGAAGTTCAACGATTTGCCTTCTTCTCCTACCAAAGCACCTGATGTTGCACAACCAGAGGTGATTGTCGAAAGAGCGGATAATGTAAATACCACAGGTGATAGTAACGATGGCGATGATTCTTtaattgatattttaaCCCAAAAGTACGTTGAGAAATACAAGGATGTTGGTGAAAGCCAAATTGCAAATCAAAGCAGCGGAGACGATCGACTAAGTgaagaaagtgaagaaaatgaagaaaacgaaacaaaagaagccaATAAAGTCAACGAACTCAATAAGAGTCAAGCAGATCACACATGTctaaaaattcaagaaaccGAAAGAAACGGGGAGAATTTATCAGACGAATTTTCAGACGATTCGTTGATAGAACTGTTAAATGTAAATGAAACGCAAACAGCACCAAATGTCATTGAGCAAGAGATTGAAAAGGTCGAGGAAATGGTATCTCACGATTTGAAAGTCGATTATGATACCGATTTATCTACGTATATTCTCAAAGCTAAATCAGGTGCACCAAGAAAGGGGGTGGTACGATTGGTAGTAACCAGTATACGTACTGTAGAGCTGCCAAAAATCGGAACACAAAAAATACTGGAATGCATTGATGCTAAGGGCGAACTAAGCTCTGTTGTCGTTCGGCATCCTTGRGTGTATTTAGAGTTTGAAGCTGGCGATGTAATACATATAATAGAGGGGaagaatattgaaaacaaacGACTTCTTTCTGATGATAAGAATCCTAAAACTCAATTGGCGAACGACAACCTACTGGTTTTAAATCCtgatatattattttcagCAACATCAGTTGGAAGTTCAGTAGGATGTTTAAGACGTGCAATTCTACAAATGCAGTTCAAAGACCCTCGTGGAGAACCAAGTCTAGTCATGACTCTGGGTAATATCGTGCATGAATTACTACAAGATTCAATCACGTATAAACTTTCTCACAGCAAAATTTCAATGGAATACCTTGTGCAAAAGTTAGATTCACTGTTGGAAACTTACTCGTTTGCAATAATGATTTGTAACGAAGAAATCCAGTATGTCAAAGAGTTAGTTATAAAAGAGCACGCTGAAAATATTCTGCATTTTGTCAATAAGTATGTGTCAAAGAACAACTATGGCTGCTATACATCTGTCTCAGGGACCAGAAGAACACAGCCGATATCAATATCGAATGTAATTGACATTGAGGAAAACATTTGGTCTCCAATATACGGCCTTAAAGGGTTCTTAGATGCCACTGTAGAAGCTAACGttgaaaataatcaaaagtGTATCGTTCCTTTAGAAGTAAAAACTGGTAAATCTAGAAGTGTTTCATACGAAGTCCAAGGccttatatatacactGCTTTTAAACGACCGTTATGAAATACCaatagatttttttctactttatTTTACAAGAGACCAAAACATGACAAAATATCCATCTATTTTGCACTCTATCAAGCATATTCTGATGTCCCGAAACAGAATGAGCATGAGCTTCAAGCATCAACTTCAGGAAGTTTATGGTCAAGCTCCATCAAAGTTTGAATTACCACCTTTATTACGAGATTCATCTTGTGACACATGCTTTATGAAAGAATCGTGTATGGTACTGAATAAATTACTGGAAAATGGAACCTCAGAAGAAAGCGGCCTGATTGAAGGAGAATTCGATACTTTAACGGAGCACTTGTTGCCAAACCTCACCATTTATAAGGATTTctttacaaaatataaCGATCTCATAACGAAGGAAGAATCAAGCATAACGTGCATCAATAAAGAgctttttttattggacGGGTTTACGAGAGAATCTAGAAGTGGGAGGTGTCTGTCTAATTTAGTTGTGTTAGAGATGATTGAtcatgaagaaaaggaaggcACGTATTTATATTGCTTCCAAAGACACGGTAAAGATAACGACACACAATCCATGTTATCTTCGCAAATCACAGTAAATGACTTTGTAATTATTAGTGATGAGGAAGGCCACTTTTGTCTATGCCAAGGTCGTGTACAGTTTATAAATCCAGACAACATTGGAATATCCGTTAAGCGGAAATTATTAAACAACCGACTCTTAGATAAAGAGAGAGGAGTTACTACCATTAAAAGTGTAGTTGACTCTGATTTAGATCTTTCTAATCTTGTCGCCACTCAAAATCTAGTTACTTATAGGATCGATAAAAACGACATTCAACAAAGTTTGTCTCTAGCACGCTTCAATCTTTTGAGTTTATTTCTCCCAGCTGTTTCACCTGGTTTGGATATCATTGACGAACGTAGTAAATTAACCCGTAAAACAAAGAGATCTGATGGAGGTAACGAGACTCTACGAACTCTTCTCGTTGATAATCGGGCACCAATATTTAGAGGTGTAAATGATGACCCTGTAATACCATATGACTTACCGGCGGATATAGCTTTAAACGTGGATCAAAAACTAGCCATAGATAAAATAATGAGAGCCGAAGACTATGCATTGATATTAGGAATGCCAGGTACAGGTAAAACCACTGTCATTGCAGAAATTATTAAGATTCTAGTCTCCAAAGGGAAAAGTGTACTTTTGACATCATATACTCATTCTGCAGTGGATAATATCTTGATGAAACTGAATAATACTAGCATTAACATAATGAGATTGGGATTGAAACAAAGAGTTCACTCTGATACCCAGAAGTATGTGCCAAACTATGAGTCAGTGAAGAGTTACAGTGATTATCTAGCTAAAATAAACTCCGCTTCCGTCGTCGCTACCACGTGTTTGGGCATAAGCGATGTTCTATTTACACTGCATGAAAAAGACTTTGACTATGTGATCTTGGACGAAGCAAGTCAAATATCGATGCCTGTGGCTTTGGGACCTTTACGATATGGATGTAAGTTCATTATGGTTGGAGACCATTACCAATTACCACCATTAGTTAAAAATGATGCGGCTAGGTTAGGCGGTTTGGAAGACTCGCTATTCAAGACCTTCTGCGAGAAGCATCCAGAGAGTGTTGTGGAGCTCACTTATCAGTACCGTATGTGTGGCGATATTGTTACCTTGTCTAACTTTTTAATTtatgaaaataaattaaaGTGTGGGAATAACGAAGTATTTGTACAGTCTCTGGAATTACCAATTAAAGGTGCATTGTCACAATATAGAAGTGAATCGATTGAGTCTAAGAACTGGCTTGAAGATATACTAGAACCCAACAGAAAGGtcatatttttaaattatGACAGATGCCCCGACATTATGGAGCAAAGCGAAAAGGATAACATAACAAATGTAGGGGAAGCAGAATTGACCTTGCAATGTGTAGAAGGAATGATGTTGAGCGGTGTGCCATGTGAAGATATTGGCGTAATGACGTTATACAGAGCGCAGTTGAGGTtactgaaaaagaaattcaataagGATGCTTACAAAGGGCTAGAGATCCTGACCGCCGATCAGTTTCAAGGTCGTGATAAGAaatgtattattatttccaTGGTCAGAAGAAACTCTCAATTGAACGGGGGGTCATTACTAAGAGAACTAAGAAGAGTCAATGTTGCCATGACGAGAGCCAAATCCAAACTGATCATCATCGGCTCAAAAAGTACAATTGGTTCCGTTCCCGAAATAAAATCGTTTGTGAACTTGTTAGAGGAACGCAATTGGATTTATACAATGTGCAAGGATGGGCCATATAAGTACAAGTTCCCTGAGAGATTGGTGAACAGTGAGATGGCATATAAAGgcttcaagaaaagaacgGGTGCCAAGGCTATCACGTCTCAATCCAAACTCGTTAGCGACAAACCTATCATAAAGGAAATTTTACAGGAGTATGAGAGTTAA
- the PEX18 gene encoding Pex18p: MNTGQCQTNAVHTFVNRAEKGASSGFENASSSNRTKSIQGPSATCTNNVEQRFFRYSNTFDHSPSYRDAFSRTTEDPNQKFSAPKIDCRGTSWATDFKRSYTSQMEIPLRNELNNLNLSTEIRTPQAAPSLGFSRHTMDMASFSTTDHQLPKARNLELPINSCFDSLINAEFLKLEGNDLHEESNTGEISPNAGLEKEEAAMKGLASDIVDFCDSNSTDDNLKERLASSKFVGLMGNISDGSVILKKDEGTKKDCRKHVGFCFEGTESWAGFEFHDVEDRIA, from the coding sequence ATGAACACTGGTCAATGCCAAACCAACGCAGTGCACACGTTTGTTAATAGAGCGGAAAAGGGCGCGTCGTCAGGCTTTGAGAATGCGTCTTCGTCCAACAGAACCAAGAGTATTCAAGGTCCATCAGCGACCTGTACAAATAACGTTGAGCAGAGATTTTTCCGGTATTCAAACACATTTGATCATTCGCCGTCTTACAGGGATGCGTTTTCTAGGACTACAGAGGATCCAAACCAGAAATTCTCAGCGCCAAAAATAGACTGTAGAGGAACTTCCTGGGCTACGGATTTCAAACGTAGTTACACTAGCCAAATGGAAATCCCTCTGCGAAACGAATTAAATAATCTCAACTTAAGTACAGAAATACGCACGCCTCAGGCAGCGCCATCTTTAGGGTTTTCACGCCATACTATGGACATGGCTTCGTTTTCCACGACAGATCATCAATTACCGAAGGCAAGGAACCTGGAACTTCCTATAAATAGTTGTTTTGACTCTTTAATCAACGCAGAGTTCTTGAAACTAGAAGGTAACGATTTACACGAAGAATCCAATACAGGCGAAATAAGTCCAAACGCGGGgttggaaaaggaagaagctGCCATGAAAGGCTTGGCTTCCGATATAGTGGATTTTTGTGATAGCAATAGCACGGATGATAACCTAAAAGAAAGACTAGcaagttcaaaatttgttgGACTAATGGGTAATATTAGTGATGGCTCtgtgattttgaaaaaagatgaaggtacaaaaaaagattgtCGAAAACATGTaggtttttgttttgaggGTACTGAAAGTTGGGCTGGCTTCGAATTCCATGATGTTGAAGACAGAATTGCGTAA